AGGCGCTGCCAGCACGAGTTCGCGCGGCTGGAGAACCCGAACGCGCTGTTCGGCATCGTGCAGGGCGGCATGTTCGAGAACCTGCGCGAAGAGTCGCTCGCGGCGCTGGTCGAGATGGACTTCCCGGGCTATGCCATCGGCGGCGTGAGCGTGGGCGAGCCCAAGGAAGAGATGCTGCACATCATGGCCCACACGCCGCACCGGCTGCCGGCCCACAAGCCGCGCTACCTGATGGGCGTGGGCACGCCCGAAGACCTGGTGCAGGGCGTGGCCGACGGCGTCGACATGTTCGACTGCGTGATGCCCACGCGCAATGCGCGCAACGGCACGCTGTTCACGCGCTTCGGCGACCTGAAGATGCGCAACGCACGCCACAAGAACGATCCGCAGCCGATCGACCCGAGCTGCACCTGCCACGCGTGCGCGGGCACCTCGGGCGTCTCGTGGAACGACGGCGGGCGCGAGGGCTTCAGCCGCGCCTACCTGCATCACCTGGACCGCTGCGCCGAGATGCTCGGGCCGATGCTCACGACCATCCACAACCTGCACTACTACCTGAACCTGATGCGCGAGATCCGCGAAGCCCTCGAGGCGGACAGCTTCACGTCGTTCCGGGCCCGCTTCAAGGCCGACCGCGCGCGCGGCGTGTAGCCGCACGCACGGCGTGCCGTCTACTTGGCGGCGGCCGGCGCCTTGACCGGCAGCGGCGTGGTGTAGGGCTCGATGCGCAGCAGTTCGTTCTTGAAGACCGCCACCTGCCGCAGCGGCGCCTGCACCAGCGCCCCGCTGGCGTCCTTCTGCGATGCGTATTGCCACAGCGTGAGCTGCCCCTGGGCCGCCAGCATTTCGGCCAGGCGCTGCACGGCGGGGCCCGCACCGCTGCCAAGTTGCGCGGCCTCCACGCCGACCACGATCTCGTCGCGCGGCGAGACGATCTTGAAGAGCTGGATGGGCGCCGCGGCCTGGGCCCGGACCGGGCGAGCGGCAAAGGCCAGGGGGACAAGCGCCAGGGCGGCGAGGCCGTTCATTGCACGGCGGCGGTAAAGGATGTTCATGGGCGGCAAGCGTAGCCACGCGGGCGCCCGTTGCCCACATGCCGGAAGCCATACGCCACGTACGCCGGAGGTATGCAGAAGTAAACCGGGTGCACGCCGATGCGTTCATTTGCTACGCTGAAAGCCATGACCACCGCTTCATCTTCATCAACCGCCGCCTGCACCGCCCGCTACCCCTCGCTGGCCGGCCGCACCGTGTTCATCTCGGGCGGCGCCACCGGCATCGGCGAGGCGCTGGTGCGGGCGTTCCACGCGCAGGGCGCGAAAGTCGGCTTCTGCGATCTGGACGCCGCCGCGGGCCGCGCACTCGCGTCCCGGCTGCAGGGCGGCCACCCGGCGCTGTTCTGCGAATGCGACGTGACCGACACGGCCGCGCTCACCGCCGCCATCGGCGCGGTCCGCGCGCAGTTCGGGCCGGTCGGCGTTCTGCTGAACAACGCGGCCAACGACCGGCGCCACGAGATGGCCGACGTGACGAGCGAAGACTTCGACCGCCTGGTGGCCGTCAACTTCAAGCACCAGTTCTTCGCGGCGCAGGCGGTTGCGGAGGACATGCGCGCACTGGGCGGCGGCTCGATCATCAACTTCGGCTCGATCAGCTGGATGATCAAGGGCCGCGGCTACCCCGTCTACCAGGCCTGCAAGGCTGCGGCACGCGGCCTCACGCGCTCGCTGGCGCGCGACCTGGGCAAGGAGAACATCCGCGTCAATTCGATCGTGCCGGGCTGGGTCATGACCGAGCGGCAGCTCAAGCTCTGGGTCAAGCCGGAATCGGGTGCCGAGATCGATGCCGCCCAGTGCCTGCCGGGCCGCGTGATGGCCGAGGACATCGCCGCCATGGCGCTCTTCCTTGCGGCGGACGATTCGAGGATGTGCACCGCGCAAGACTTCGTCGTGGACGCCGGCTGGACCTGAGCCCCCGCGCGCCATCGGCGTCGAAAAACAAAAAATCCCGGCATGCCGGGCTTTTTGCGTGCGCGCGGGACGAATCAGTCGCGCAGTTCGGCCGGCACCTTGCCGCCGTTGGCCGCCAGCTTGGTCATGACCTGCCGGTGCAGCCAGATGTTCATCTTGGCGCTGTCGCTGGTGTCGGCGCCATAGCTGAGCTCGGCGGCCAGCTGCTTGCGTGCGTCGAGGCTGCTGTCCAGGCCGAGCAGCTTCATCAGGTCGACGATGGAGGTGCGCCAGTTGAGGCTGCTCGCGCCGGGCATGCCGTCGAGCAGGGCCTCGACGTCGACCACCGTGATGGCCGGCGGCGGTGCCGCGGCGGCCGGCGCGCCCGCGGGGGCGGGGGCGGGTGCCGGGGCAGCCGCAGGTGCGTTGGCGGCGTGTGCGGACGGGAAAATCTTGGAAAGAATGCTGCCGAAAATGCTCATGCTGGTGCTCCGTCGAGGTTGGTAACTGAAAAGCCCGCGGTCACGTCAGTGGCGCAGCCGGACGTTGTAGCACGGCTGTGTGGCGCCCCGCTACACGGCAGGCAGGACCGGCGCGCCGGGTGTGAACGAATCCGCGGAGCTTCCCGGCGATGCGGGCGGCACGCGCGGCGCGGCGGAAGTCCCGCAGGCATGGCAGAACTTGGAGAACGCGCTCTTGCGGGTTTCGCATTGGCCGCAGTGGTCGAACAGGCCGATGCCGCAGTGCGGGCAGAAGTCGATCTCGTTGTTCTTCAGGTCGACCGGCCGCTCGCACCCGGGGCACACGTTCTTGCCGAGCCGCGTGAGCGCGGTGTCATAGCTGAGCTCCTCGCGCCGTACCTGGTCGGGCTGCTGCTCGGCCAGCTTCTGGCGTGCGAGGTAGCGGTTCAGCGCGACGATGGCGTAGCGCCCCACGAGCACCGTCGCCACGATGCCCACCACGTAGCGCACGTAGCCGCCGTAGCTCGGCAGGTAGGGCACCAGCTCGACGAAGAATGCGAACAGCGCAAAGAAGATGAAGCCCCAGACAAAGGGCCAGTAGGTGCCCTTGCGCTTCTTCACGAACAGCCAGGCCGCAGCCACCAGCAGGGGCAGCGTGAGTGCGAGCCGGTAGAGGAACACGCGCAGTTCGACGCGGCGGTACTCGGCCTCCAGCTTCTCCTGGGCCGCGCGCTCCAGCACCGCGAGCGATTCGCGGGCACGCTGCTCGCCCTGCTGCGCATCGAGCACGATCTGGTGTTGCGCATCCACCTTGCGCTGCACCGCGTCTTCCTTGCTCTTGAGCGCGTCGAGCGCCTTGGTGCGCGCGATCAGCTCCGTGTCCTGGTCCGGTTGGGCGGTGGCGCGCCGGGTGGCAAGCCAGTTGCCGAAGGTCTCGCGGGCGTTTGCGCTCGCCTGCTGCGCGGTACCGAGCTGCAGGCTGATCTGCTCGAGCTCCCGTGACGCCGCCCGTTCGGCCTTTTCCGCCGCGTTGATCGTCTCGCGCAGCGGCGCGGCCGCAGTGCGGTCGATGAAATCGTCGAGCTGGAGCGCACGCTCGACCTTCGGCAGGTCGCCCACGACGGTGCCGCCGAGCCCGATCAGGAAGCTCGCGAACACCAGGGCCACCAGCCACAGGCCGCGACGGAACCACTTCTCTGACAGACGCAATGACTTGCTCATTTCTTTTTTCCTCTTTTTTCTTCTGGGGCGCGCACGCCCCGTTGCAGCTACAGCCTGAACGCCACCGGCGCCGCACCCAGCCCTGCGCGCGGCAGCCAGGCGAACACGGAATCCACCGTGACCGTTTCGATCCGGTCCGAAAAGCGCTTGTCGCTCGGATGATCGTCGAAGGCCACGTTGGCCGAGCCCACGCGGCCTCCGAGGCGAGTCAATGGGCCGAGCCGCAGTGTCGTCGGTTCGTAGCCCTTGAACTGCATCCACGCCTGGGCCTGCGCGCGGCTGCCGACGGTGGCGGGCTCCATGGCGGCGGCCAGCGTCTCGACGGCCCACTGGTTCGACTGCTGGTACTTCTGGCCCCAGGCGTAGCTCACGATGCTGTAGGGCGCCACGTTCAGCCGGGTGATGCGCGCCGGCGATTCACGCAGCGCGGCCAGGAGCTGTGCCTGCACCTGCGGCGTGGGCACCGACCAGGCCGCTTCGTAGCGCCAGAGGTCGTCCAGGAAGAACTCCCCCAGCCCCTGCCGGTACACCGCGGCCTCGGCCGTGCCGCACTGGTTGAGCTTGTGCACCACGCGCCACGGGCCCTCGTCGGTCTTGTAGGCGATGCCCAGGTGCGAGTAGCGCAGGCCGTATTTGCTCAGGTCCTGCCCGGCCCTGGCCAGCAGCACCACGCGCGCGCCGCTCGCGTCCAGCTGCTGCGACGTGCGCTCGGCCAGCTGCATGCCCTTGACGATCAGCTCGGCGGTCGGCCTGGCCTGCTCGCAGGAGCGGCCGGCCTGCGCCTGCAGCGGCAGTGCGGCCACAAGCGCCAGCAGCAGCGCGGGAAAGCATGCGCGCTTCATGACAGCCTCTCGTTGTGCAACAGCGCACGGCCGATGGCGTTGGGCACGAAGGCCAGCACCTGGCCCGCGGCCGACAGCACGATGCCGGTGCCGATCACGCTGACCAGCACGCCCGTGCCCACCGCGGCGGACACGCCGTTGGCGGCGCGGCCCATTACCCTGACGCTGGCGCGGGCGCCGTCCGAGGCGCGCTCCAGCACATAGACGGTGCCATCGGCCGAAGCCTCGACCGCAATCACCGTGAGCACCGAGCCGCCCACCGACAGCGCGGCCGGCACCGCGACCACCGCGGTCGCGGAAGCGCCGACGGCGGACGCCGCCCCCACCACCGATGCCACGGGCAACAGGGAGAGCGCGGCCGAAGCCTCGGAACCCCGGGCCTGGGCCTGCAGGGGCAGCGCCGCGCCGGCGAACACGGTGCAGGCGGCGACCAGGAGAGAAGCAATGGACTTTTTCATGACGGTCTTTCGTTGATTGGATGCGAAAAAGAGGCGCTCACTCAGCCGATGCAGAGGAACCGGCCGCTTCCTGGCGGGCGGCACGTCTGCCTTGCAGGCGCGCTTCGATCAGGTCGGCTTCGTGGCGGTCGCGCAGCGTCTTGGCCAGCGTGAAGGCCGAGCTGACGAGGAACATCCAGCTCACGCCCAGGAAGGCCTTGTACGCGTCGTTGATCTCCATCCGCACGAGGCCCCAGCCGGTCAGGCCCATGGCGGTGAAGAAGCTGCCCCAGACCACCAGGCGCCACATCGGCACGTCGCGGCCGGTGCCGCCCGCGTCCGCGTGCTGGCTGTCGCGCACGAACTTGGCCAGCATGAAGGCGGTGCTGAGGCAGAACACATAGCCCATCACCATGAACGCACGGTCCAGCGCCTCGCCCGGCAGCCAGCTCAGGCCGGTGGCGCAGAGGAACACGGCGACAGCGAAGGAAGCCCAGACCTGGAACTGCCAGGCCCGCGTGTCGCGCTGGATCGAGACGGTGGTGGATGAGAGGGGTTGCATGGAAGCCTCGCGGCGTAGTGAAGGTGAGCGAATGATGGTTCGCTTCCGCACCGCGGGGCTCGAATGCTTGGACCAGTTCTGGTTTGAGCCGCTACCAGTATCTTTAAAAGATACTTTTTGGCGCCGTGAGCGCCAGCGCTGGCGCGCGTCAGGCCCCCAGCAGGCCGCTCACGCGCTGCTGCAGCGCCTCCGGCCGCACGTCGGACGGCGGCACGGGGTTGCCGACACGCAGCCCGACACGGCTGAAGAAGCCGCGGCGGAAAGGCTTCGCCATGGCCACGTTCTCACCGCCGCGCAGCTCGATGCGGCTGAAGTAGGAGCCCCAGAGATTGGTCAGCGCCATCGGGATCACCGGCGGCTCGATGCCTTCGGCGCGCGCGCTTTCGATGATCTTCATCACGCCGCCCTTGAAGGGCTGCAGCTTGCCGTCGCGGGTGATGGCACCCTCGGGAAAGATCGCCAGCAGGTCGCCTTCGCGCAGCACCTGCAGCGCCCTGGCGAAGGCGGCTTCGTAGGCCGCCGGGTCTTCTTTTTGCGGCGCGATGGGGATGGCCTTGGCCAGCTTGAACAGCCAGCCGAGCACCGGCACCTTGAAGATCCGGTGGTCCATGATGAAGCGGATCGGGCGCGGGCTCGCGGCCATCAGCAGGATGGCGTCGATGAAGCTCACGTGGTTGCACACCAGCACCGCCGCGCCTTCGGTCGGGATGTGCTCGTCGCCCTTGATCTCGAAGCGGTAGACAAAGTGCGACAGCATCCACGCGATGAAGCGCAGCAGGTACTCCGGGACCAGCATGAAGATGTAGAACGCCACCACCGCGTTGGCGATGCCGGTGAAAAGGAAGATCTGCGGGATCGTGAAGCCGGCGCCGAGCAGCGCACCCGCAATGACCGAGCTGCCGATCATGAACAGCGCATTGAGGATGTTGTTGGCCGCGATGATGCGCGCGCGGTGCGTGGGCTGGCTGCGCAGCTGGATCAGTGCGTACATCGGCACGCTGTACAGCCCCGCGAAGAGCGACAGCAGCGCCAGGTCGGCCATCACGCGCCAGTGCGCGGCCTGGCCCACGAAGGTGCCGAGCCCCATGACCGCCACGGGCGGCAGCGCGCGCGACGCAAAGTACAGGTCGATGGCGAACACGCTCATGCCGATGGCGCCCAGCGGCACCAGGCCGATTTCCACCTGCCGGCGGCTCAGCGTCTCGCACAGCAGCGAGCCCACGCCGATGCCCACCGAGAACACCACCAGCAGCAGCGAGGCCACCTGCTCGTCGCCATGCAGCACTTCCTTCGCGAAGCTGGGGAACTGGCTCAGGAACACGGCACCGAAGAACCACATCCACGAGATGCCCAGCAGCGAGCGGAACACCACGATGTTGCCGTGCGCGAGCTTGAGGTTGCGCCAGGTCTCGCTGAACGGGTTCCAGTTGATCACCAGCCCCGGGTCGGTGGCGGGCGCCGCCGGAATGGCCTGTGCCACCCCGCGCCCCACCAGTGCCAGCAGCACGCAGGCCACCGCCACCGTGGTATGGCCGACCTGCGGCAAGGCCACCAGCAGCCCGCCCGCGACCTGCCCGAGCAGGATGGCGACGAAGGTGCCCATCTCGACCATGCCGTTGCCGCCCGTGAGCTCGCGCGCATCGAGCACCTGCGGCAGGTAGGCGAACTTGACCGGCCCGAACAGCGTGGAATGCAGGCCCATGAGAAACACGCAGCCCAGCAGCACCGGCGCGTCGGCCCGGACGAAGCCCCAGGCCGCCAGCAGCATGATCGCGATCTCGAGGTTCTTGACGAAGCGGATGATCTTCGTCTTGTCGAACTTGTCGGTGAGCTGCCCCGCCGTGGCGGAGAACAGCAGGAACGGCAGGATGAACAGCGCGCCGATCGCCAGGCCCGCCATGGCCGGCGGCATCCAGCTCAGCTGGAGCTGGTAGGTCACCATGACAGTGAAGGCGAACTTGAAGAGGTTGTCGTTCGCCGCGCCCGCGAACTGCGTCCAGAAGAAGGGTGCGAAGCGCCGCTGCCCGAGGAGCGCGAACTGGTTGGCGTGCGCGTTCGCTTCGTGAGGCGGCGTGGCGGCAGTGGCAGCGGCGGGGTTTGTCATTCGAAGCAACTCCTCTTGTCTTGTTGTCTGCACGCTGCCCCGCAGAGCGAGCCTATGTCGTCAGGGCGGCGTCGGGATTGTGCCGCAGCAACGTGGCCCGCCAGCCGATATCGAGCTTCCTGAGTGCCGCGAGCACCGGCAGGCCGGCCAGCGATGCGGCCAGGTGCTTGAGGCTGTGGCCGGAAATCAGCTGCCCCGTCACCTCGTAGATCGCTTCGTCCGCCAGTTCGAAGCCCTTGGCCAGCGCATAGAAGAAGATCACCCAGCCGAGCCTGAGCCCGACCGCGCCGCGCATCGGCGTTGCCAGCGCCAGCGTCAGCACCAGCGCCATGCCGCCGAACTGAACCACCGCCCAGGGCAGGACATTGCCGCTTTCATGGAACACCTCGGCTGCCAGCAGGCCGGCCGCCAGCACGAACCAGGCGGCGGGCCAGCCGGCGCGCTGGCTCACGCGCTCGCAGACCGCCACGCCGATCAGGCCCGCAAAGGCCACGGCCATGCCGGCCCGGTCGGCCGCGAGCCGCGACGCATCGGGCATCAGGTGGAAGAAGGCCGAGCCCGCGGCCGTGGCGATCAGCCCGGCGAAGAAGAGCCAGGCGCAGTCCAGGGTGTTGTCCGGCGGATCGCTGGCGGGCGGCGCCAACGGGAATTCCGCCAGCGCCTGCTGGTGGGCGCGATCGATCCGGTGCAGCCGGTACAGGCCCCAGCCGCCGACCAGCGCGAACGGCAGGTTGCTGAGCACGTCCATGGCGTTGGGCAGCCCGTTCCAGGCGCGCCCGTCGGCAAACACCGAGGCGATCGCGACGTCGGCGGCCGGGAGCTCGGGCCCGAAGAGGGCCACCAGCGCCAGCAGCGCAAAGGTGAAGAGCAATCCGCGTTCGCGGCGGCTGAGGGGGGGCGGGTGCATGGCGGGCCTCATGGGTGGGTGGTACGAGCCGCGGAATTTAGTTGCCAGCCTCTCTGCAGGCATCCAGAATCGATACGAGACATGGATTCAACCCTTTGGGTATCTTTTTTTAATACTCTTTTTCTGCAAGCCACTTTCATGAGCACCACGGTCGACCTCGTCCAAGCCCTCAAGAACGAACTCAAGAGCGCCCGAATGACCTATGCCGACCTCGCCCGGTCGCTCGACATGGCCGAGTCCAGCGTGAAGCGCATGCTGGCCAAGAGCGACATGCCGCTGTCGCGCGTCGACGCGATCTGCCGTGCGCTCAAGATCGACTTTGCCGAACTCGCGCGCCGCGTGGCCGACGCCCAGCCGCTGCTCAAGGAGCTCACGCAGGAGCAGGAAAGGGCCGTGGTCAAGGACAAGAAGCTGCTGCTGGTGGCGATCAGCGTGCTGAGCCAGTGGACGCTGGAGCAGATCGTCTCCTCCTACCGGATCAGCGAGGCCGAATGCATCGGCTTCCTTGCGCAGCTGGACCGCATCGGCATCATCGAGCTGCGCCCGCTCAACCGCTACCGGCTGAAGCTGGCCAAGACCTTCCGCTGGCGGCCGCATGGGCCGGTGATGGAGTTCTTTCGCGAGAACGTGGTGCTCGACTACTACCGTGGCGGTTTCGACGGGCCGGCCGAAGGGCTGCTGCTGGTGCACGGCTCCATCAGCCGCTCGCTGGCGCCGGCGTTCCTGGAGCGCCTGCAGCGCGTGGCGCAGGACTTTGCGCAGCAGCACCAGACCGACCAGAAGCTCTCGGCCAAGGACCGCGAGGGCTACACGCTGCTCCTGGGCATGCGCAACTGGGAGTTCGAGGCTTTCACGCGCCTGCGCCGAGCCTGAACCTGCGGGTTTTCAGGCCTTGGCTTCTTCCAATGCGTCGCGCGTAGCGCGCGCGGCGTTCTTTGCCGCTGCGGCAAAGTCGTCGCCCGACGACGCATAGATGATGGCGCGCGACGAGTTCACGATGATCGGCGCGTCAGGGCGCCAGCCGGCACGCACCGTGGCCACCGCATCGCCGCCCTGCGCGCCGACGCCGGGAATGAGCAGCGGCACCGTGGGCGCGAGTTCGCGCACGCGTTCGATCTCCGCCGGATAGGTGGCGCCCACCACCAGGCCGAGCTGGCCGTTGAGGTTCCATGGGCCCTGCGCCAGCTTGGCGACATGCTCGTAGAGGAAAGGCTGGCCTTCGATGCCCGCCAGCCGCTGGCCCTGCAGGTCGGCGCCGCCGGGGTTGCTGGTGCGGCACAACAGGAAGGCGCCCTTGCCCTGGTGCTTGAGGTACGGCGCCACCGAGTCGAAGCCCATGAAGGGCGACAGCGTCACCGCGTCGGCGCCATAGCGCTCGAAGGCCTCGATGGCGTACTGCTCGGCCGTGGAGCCGATGTCGCCGCGCTTGGCATCCAGGATCACGGGCACATGGGGCGCGTTGCGGCGCATGTGCTCCATGAGCTGTTCGAGCTGGGCTTCGGCGCGGTG
The Variovorax sp. OAS795 genome window above contains:
- the tgt gene encoding tRNA guanosine(34) transglycosylase Tgt, with amino-acid sequence MLNFELLKADPASHARRGTLTLNHGVVQTPIFMPVGTYGTVKGVMPRSLEEMGAQIILGNTFHLWMRPGLDVMASFGGLHQFEKWNKPILTDSGGFQVWSLGAMRKISEEGVKFASPVNGDKLFLTPEVSMQIQTILNSDIVMQFDECTPYDTKGHITTEAEARISMELSLRWARRCQHEFARLENPNALFGIVQGGMFENLREESLAALVEMDFPGYAIGGVSVGEPKEEMLHIMAHTPHRLPAHKPRYLMGVGTPEDLVQGVADGVDMFDCVMPTRNARNGTLFTRFGDLKMRNARHKNDPQPIDPSCTCHACAGTSGVSWNDGGREGFSRAYLHHLDRCAEMLGPMLTTIHNLHYYLNLMREIREALEADSFTSFRARFKADRARGV
- a CDS encoding helix-turn-helix transcriptional regulator produces the protein MSTTVDLVQALKNELKSARMTYADLARSLDMAESSVKRMLAKSDMPLSRVDAICRALKIDFAELARRVADAQPLLKELTQEQERAVVKDKKLLLVAISVLSQWTLEQIVSSYRISEAECIGFLAQLDRIGIIELRPLNRYRLKLAKTFRWRPHGPVMEFFRENVVLDYYRGGFDGPAEGLLLVHGSISRSLAPAFLERLQRVAQDFAQQHQTDQKLSAKDREGYTLLLGMRNWEFEAFTRLRRA
- a CDS encoding MFS transporter, with the protein product MTNPAAATAATPPHEANAHANQFALLGQRRFAPFFWTQFAGAANDNLFKFAFTVMVTYQLQLSWMPPAMAGLAIGALFILPFLLFSATAGQLTDKFDKTKIIRFVKNLEIAIMLLAAWGFVRADAPVLLGCVFLMGLHSTLFGPVKFAYLPQVLDARELTGGNGMVEMGTFVAILLGQVAGGLLVALPQVGHTTVAVACVLLALVGRGVAQAIPAAPATDPGLVINWNPFSETWRNLKLAHGNIVVFRSLLGISWMWFFGAVFLSQFPSFAKEVLHGDEQVASLLLVVFSVGIGVGSLLCETLSRRQVEIGLVPLGAIGMSVFAIDLYFASRALPPVAVMGLGTFVGQAAHWRVMADLALLSLFAGLYSVPMYALIQLRSQPTHRARIIAANNILNALFMIGSSVIAGALLGAGFTIPQIFLFTGIANAVVAFYIFMLVPEYLLRFIAWMLSHFVYRFEIKGDEHIPTEGAAVLVCNHVSFIDAILLMAASPRPIRFIMDHRIFKVPVLGWLFKLAKAIPIAPQKEDPAAYEAAFARALQVLREGDLLAIFPEGAITRDGKLQPFKGGVMKIIESARAEGIEPPVIPMALTNLWGSYFSRIELRGGENVAMAKPFRRGFFSRVGLRVGNPVPPSDVRPEALQQRVSGLLGA
- a CDS encoding DUF2145 domain-containing protein, which gives rise to MKRACFPALLLALVAALPLQAQAGRSCEQARPTAELIVKGMQLAERTSQQLDASGARVVLLARAGQDLSKYGLRYSHLGIAYKTDEGPWRVVHKLNQCGTAEAAVYRQGLGEFFLDDLWRYEAAWSVPTPQVQAQLLAALRESPARITRLNVAPYSIVSYAWGQKYQQSNQWAVETLAAAMEPATVGSRAQAQAWMQFKGYEPTTLRLGPLTRLGGRVGSANVAFDDHPSDKRFSDRIETVTVDSVFAWLPRAGLGAAPVAFRL
- a CDS encoding SDR family oxidoreductase, producing MTTASSSSTAACTARYPSLAGRTVFISGGATGIGEALVRAFHAQGAKVGFCDLDAAAGRALASRLQGGHPALFCECDVTDTAALTAAIGAVRAQFGPVGVLLNNAANDRRHEMADVTSEDFDRLVAVNFKHQFFAAQAVAEDMRALGGGSIINFGSISWMIKGRGYPVYQACKAAARGLTRSLARDLGKENIRVNSIVPGWVMTERQLKLWVKPESGAEIDAAQCLPGRVMAEDIAAMALFLAADDSRMCTAQDFVVDAGWT
- a CDS encoding DUF3597 domain-containing protein; translated protein: MSIFGSILSKIFPSAHAANAPAAAPAPAPAPAGAPAAAAPPPAITVVDVEALLDGMPGASSLNWRTSIVDLMKLLGLDSSLDARKQLAAELSYGADTSDSAKMNIWLHRQVMTKLAANGGKVPAELRD
- a CDS encoding YiaA/YiaB family inner membrane protein; its protein translation is MQPLSSTTVSIQRDTRAWQFQVWASFAVAVFLCATGLSWLPGEALDRAFMVMGYVFCLSTAFMLAKFVRDSQHADAGGTGRDVPMWRLVVWGSFFTAMGLTGWGLVRMEINDAYKAFLGVSWMFLVSSAFTLAKTLRDRHEADLIEARLQGRRAARQEAAGSSASAE
- the pyrF gene encoding orotidine-5'-phosphate decarboxylase, with the translated sequence MTFLDKLATAQQKNGSLLCVGLDPEPARFPGQLKNDAGRIYDFCARIVDATAGLVIAFKPQIAYFAAHRAEAQLEQLMEHMRRNAPHVPVILDAKRGDIGSTAEQYAIEAFERYGADAVTLSPFMGFDSVAPYLKHQGKGAFLLCRTSNPGGADLQGQRLAGIEGQPFLYEHVAKLAQGPWNLNGQLGLVVGATYPAEIERVRELAPTVPLLIPGVGAQGGDAVATVRAGWRPDAPIIVNSSRAIIYASSGDDFAAAAKNAARATRDALEEAKA
- a CDS encoding serine endopeptidase, with protein sequence MSKSLRLSEKWFRRGLWLVALVFASFLIGLGGTVVGDLPKVERALQLDDFIDRTAAAPLRETINAAEKAERAASRELEQISLQLGTAQQASANARETFGNWLATRRATAQPDQDTELIARTKALDALKSKEDAVQRKVDAQHQIVLDAQQGEQRARESLAVLERAAQEKLEAEYRRVELRVFLYRLALTLPLLVAAAWLFVKKRKGTYWPFVWGFIFFALFAFFVELVPYLPSYGGYVRYVVGIVATVLVGRYAIVALNRYLARQKLAEQQPDQVRREELSYDTALTRLGKNVCPGCERPVDLKNNEIDFCPHCGIGLFDHCGQCETRKSAFSKFCHACGTSAAPRVPPASPGSSADSFTPGAPVLPAV